One stretch of Malus domestica chromosome 14, GDT2T_hap1 DNA includes these proteins:
- the LOC103455740 gene encoding DNA-binding protein RHL1 isoform X1 has protein sequence MARTSSSKKRKHEDDEGAEAEAEPEVAQRKRLKALAFSNNQLSEIPAKPRAPLTPSNGVLKQHGKDIVKKSQRKNKFLFSFPGLLAPIGGGKIGDLKDLDTKNPVLYLQFPLGQMKLFGTLVFPKNRYLTMQFPKGGKSVMCEDYFDNMIVFSDAWWIGTKDENPEEAQLDFPKELTEGQHSEFDFQGGAGSTSAKKQSDSKNETTYVEEYSPHNKVEDNLSDEENNELMKATPVRHSARTAGKKFKFGEASSGDDSAESDTPSAEGEDKKVGRLDSSSGKHSSGKTDNLSFGDADIDNEDRMKGAQTPKQNEDSSLSEAKSKKESHSAFAGTTSKEDSHSNHGSLIQTTISTLFKKVEKKKVDSSMQSQVQLPSSQVHKTPKGPRKRASPKDSGQKPHQTDSRKKVNLDAGPRKKAKTAKEKDAGGKSLAKKKKNEVEEDDIEESTSESQDTDLSDEDWAA, from the exons ATGGCGCGGACCTCGTCATCGAAGAAGCGGAAACACGAAGATGATGAAGGGGCAGAGGCAGAGGCAGAACCTGAGGTCGCGCAGCGGAAGAGGCTCAAAGCCCTCGCCTTCTCCAACAACCAGCTCTCAGAGATCCCTGCAAAGCCCCGCGCGCCTCTCACACCTTCAAACGGTGTCCTTAAGCAGCATGGCAAGGACATTGTGAAGAAATCTCAGCGGAAGAACAAGttcctcttctccttccctgGCCTCCTTGCCCCCATTGGAGGTGGTAAGATCGGCGACCTCAAGGATTTGGACACCAAGAACCCCGTCCTCTACCTCCAATTCCCTCTG GGTCAGATGAAGTTGTTTGGGACTCTTGTGTTCCCCAAGAACAGGTATCTGACAATGCAGTTCCCCAAGGGTGGAAAGAGTGTCATGTGCGAGGACTACTTCGATAATATG ATTGTATTTTCCGATGCTTGGTGGATTGGGACAAAAGATGAGAATCCCGAGGAAGCCCAACTTGATTTTCCTAAGGAATTGACTGAG GGACAACACTCTGAGTTCGACTTTCAAGGTGGCGCAGGTTCAACATCTGCCAAAAAGCAAAGtgatagtaaaaatgaaactACATATGTTGAAGAGTATTCCCCACATAACAAGGTTGAAGATAATTTATCAGATGAAGAAAACAATGAATTAATGAAGGCAACACCAGTTCGACATTCAGCAAGAACTGCAGGAAAAAAATTCAA GTTTGGAGAAGCTTCTTCTGGAGATGATTCTGCTGAAAGTGATACCCCCTCAGCTGAAGGAGAAGATAAAAAAGTTGGAAGACTTGATTCTTCATCTGGGAAGCACAGTAGTGGAA AGACTGACAATCTCAGCTTTGGAGATGCAGACATTGATAATGAGGATCGTATGAAAGGAGCTCAAACTCCCAAGCAAAATGAAGATTCCTCTCTGTCCGAAGCTAAATCAAAGAAAGAGTCACATTCTGCCTTTGCTGGGACTACATCTAAAGAGGACTCTCATAGCAATCATGGTTCGCTCATTCAAACTACTATATCTACATTGTTTAAGAAAGTGGAGAAGAAG AAAGTGGACTCCAGCATGCAAAGTCAAGTACAGCTTCCCTCTTCACAGGTTCATAAAACACCAAAAGGCCCAAGGAAACGTGCATCTCCCAAAG ATTCTGGCCAGAAGCCGCACCAAACTGATTCAAGGAAGAAGGTTAATCTG GATGCAGGACCCAGGAAAAAGGCAAAAACTGCCAAGGAAAAGGATGcgg GAGGCAAAAGCCtggcaaagaagaaaaaaaatgag GTTGAAGAGGATGATATTGAAGAAAGCACCTCAGAATCGCAG GATACGGATCTTAGTGATGAAGATTGGGCTGCTTGA
- the LOC103455707 gene encoding probable metal-nicotianamine transporter YSL7 produces MGGLDTQRPYQLEEDDNDRHHHNINSSPSSGDAELDSQHQTMTTNKKKNKYVVVEDDDDDTAKEELLSVEKLFENQPVPSWREQLTFRAFFISFVLSILFSVIVMKLNLTTGIIPSLNVSAGLLGFFFVRTWTKFLERCGLLNQPFTRQENTVIQTCVVASSGIAFSGGFGSYLFGMSERIAQQSKDRSDTKDPGLLWIIGFLFVVSFLGLFSVVPLRKIMIIDFKLTYPSGTATAYLINSFHTPEGVKLAKKQVRELGKFFSFSFLWGFFQWFYTAGDNCGFASFPSLGLKAYQNKFFFDFSATYVGVGMICPYNVNISVLLGGILSWGLMWPLIETRSGDWYDKELSPKSMNGLQGYKVFIAIALILGDGLYNFVKVLSRTLIALQSQLRSKDASGILPVKKHQGSPDVSSELSYDDQRRTQLFLKDQIPAWIAVGGYVVFAAISIATVPHIFPQLKWYYILVIYLFAPTLAFCNAYGCGLTDWSLASTYGKVAIFTIGAWAGSAHGGVLAGLAACGVMMNIVSTASDLTQDFKTGYLTLASPRSMFVSQVVGTAMGCVVSPCVFWLFYKAFSDLGIPESAYPSPFAVVYRNIAVLAVEGVKSLPKNCLLLCGIFFGAAIAINVLKDCLGKKRGRFVPLPMAMAIPFYLGSYFAIDMCIGSLIVFLWGRVNKAKADAFVPAVASGLICGDGTWTLPASILALAGVQPPICMKFLSSSQNTRVDAFIAGKAR; encoded by the exons ATGGGGGGTCTAGACACTCAGAGGCCGTATCAACTTGAAGAAGATGATAACGATCGTCATCATCATAACATAAATTCATCACCATCATCAGGAGATGCGGAGCTGGATTCCCAGCACCAGACTATGACAacgaacaagaagaagaacaagtacGTGGTGGTGGAAGACGATGACGATGACACGGCAAAGGAAGAATTACTGTCGGTGGAGAAGTTGTTCGAGAACCAACCAGTGCCGTCATGGCGGGAGCAGCTCACGTTCAGAGCCTTCTTCATAAGCTTCGTCCTCAGCATCCTCTTCAGCGTCATCGTCATGAAGCTCAACCTCACCACCGGTATTATCCCCTCTCTCAACGTCTCTGCGGGTCTCTTGGGCTTCTTCTTTGTCAGGACTTGGACCAAGTTCCTCGAGAGGTGCGGCCTCCTCAACCAGCCCTTCACCAGGCAGGAGAACACCGTCATCCAGACCTGCGTCGTTGCCTCCTCCGGGATCGCCTTCAGCG GAGGGTTTGGGAGCTATCTGTTTGGAATGAGCGAACGCATTGCCCAGCAATCCAAAGACAGGAGTGACACAAAAGATCCAGGATTACTCTGGATCATTGGCTTTCTCTTTGTTGTTAGCTTTCTGGGCCTCTTCTCAGTCGTGCCTCTCCGAAAG ATCATGATCATAGACTTCAAATTGACATATCCAAGTGGCACTGCAACTGCTTACCTTATCAACAGTTTCCACACTCCCGAAGGAGTCAAGCTAGCCAA GAAACAAGTAAGGGAGTTGGGCAAGTTCTTCTCCTTCAGTTTTTTGTGGGGGTTCTTTCAGTGGTTCTATACTGCCGGAGACAATTGTGGATTTGCAAGCTTCCCTTCACTTGGCCTCAAAGCATATCAGAATAA GTTCTTCTTTGATTTCTCGGCAACATATGTTGGAGTGGGGATGATTTGCCCCTACAATGTGAACATATCAGTTCTTCTTGGAGGCATTCTTTCCTGGGGATTAATGTGGCCTCTCATAGAAACCAGGAGTGGTGATTGGTACGATAAAGAGCTCAGCCCAAAAAGCATGAATGGCCTTCAAGGTTACAAG GTCTTCATTGCCATTGCCCTGATCCTTGGTGATGGGCTATACAACTTCGTGAAGGTGCTAAGTCGAACCCTCATTGCCTTACAATCTCAACTCCGAAGCAAAGATGCGAGCGGCATCCTCCCTGTTAAGAAACATCAAGGCTCTCCAGATGTGAGCTCTGAGCTGTCTTATGATGACCAGCGGCGGACCCAGCTGTTTCTTAAAGACCAAATCCCAGCGTGGATAGCTGTTGGAGGGTATGTTGTGTTTGCTGCAATCTCAATTGCCACTGTGCCGCACATATTTCCCCAACTCAAGTGGTACTATATATTGGTTATCTACCTCTTTGCACCCACGTTGGCTTTCTGTAATGCATACGGTTGTGGCCTCACTGACTGGTCCCTGGCATCCACTTACGGTAAGGTGGCCATCTTCACGATTGGGGCATGGGCCGGTTCTGCACATGGTGGTGTTCTTGCTGGACTAGCAGCATGTGGAGTTATGATGAACATTGTGTCGACAGCCTCTGATCTAACCCAGGATTTCAAGACCGGCTACCTAACCTTGGCTTCCCCTCGGTCCATGTTTGTGAGCCAAGTCGTTGGGACAGCAATGGGTTGTGTAGTTTCTCCTTGTGTGTTTTGGCTCTTCTACAAGGCCTTCAGTGACCTCGGAATACCTGAAAGTGCGTATCCATCTCCCTTTGCTGTTGTGTACCGTAACATAGCTGTCTTGGCGGTAGAAGGTGTAAAATCTCTACCCAAGAACTGCCTCTTGCtttgtggcatcttctttggggCGGCCATTGCCATAAACGTGCTCAAGGATTGCCTTGGTAAAAAGAGGGGACGCTTTGTTCCACTACCAATGGCAATGGCAATCCCTTTCTATCTAGGGTCGTATTTTGCGATCGACATGTGCATTGGGAGCTTGATAGTGTTTTTGTGGGGAAGGGTAAACAAAGCCAAGGCAGACGCTTTTGTCCCTGCCGTAGCTTCTGGTTTGATTTGCGGGGACGGTACTTGGACTTTGCCTGCTTCAATACTCGCTCTTGCCGGGGTTCAGCCGCCAATTTGCATGAAGTTTTTGTCAAGCTCACAAAACACTAGAGTTGATGCATTCATAGCTGGTAAAGCGCGCTAA
- the LOC103455698 gene encoding plastid division protein CDP1, chloroplastic-like, which yields MVGALSHALPGIPSCCCLCRIDNHKEDGKLCVWGFSTSRERSDSGIGIVRVYKRSLLGDNLTGRWTLNALDTHIGVETAPRHTTVEIPVTCYQLIGVPAKAEKDEVVKSVMELKSAEIEEGYTLDTVRSRLCLLTDVRDKLLFEPEYAGNIKEEIPPKSSLRIPWAWLPGALCLLQEVGEIKLVQDVGRVAVQHPDAKQYIHDLLLSMALAECATAKVGFEKNKVSQGFEALARSQCLLRSRKSLGKIALLSQIEESLEELAPACTLELLGMSHSPENAERRRGAIAALRELVRQGLDVETSCRVQDWPCFLTQALNRLTASEIVDLLPWDDLAITRKNKKSLESQNQRVVIDFNCFYMVLTAHVALGFSSKQKELIEKAKSVCDCLIASEGADLKLEEAFCWFLLGQGDEAAVVEKLQKLELNSNSAARNSILGKEVKDTCGATQSLEMWLKDAVLAVFPDSRDCPPSLANFFGGDKRTPLSKKSKVAPQNLPIISQRPMSAAFVSERRDFDKSFSHMNSSQYLGTAVKQLAPTDLRSPLILGKTGSGTSANASSVQLERNLGMDRSKVWDGWFARGVLVGRITLVGVLGCIVFATLRLTGLKGNVMRSASQQASSKRNMHTSSIAWTTNPSADSNLVPAYIKGNGLAGRFKKLLVTFMKPVGTFSDAGNRQIPYLSSSTAVLRRLMSIEEAKDLVKQWQAIKAEALGPTHEVHSLSEILDDSMLVQWQALADAAKARSCYWKFVLLQLSVLRAEILSDEVGGETAEVEAVVEEAAELVNESEQKNPSYYSTYKIWYVLRRQEDGSWRFCEGEVQTPS from the exons ATGGTTGGTGCTCTGTCTCACGCCTTGCCAGGCATTCCGTCTTGTTGTTGCCTTTGCCGAATCGATAATCACAAGGAAGATGGCAAGCTCTGCGTTTGGGGTTTCTCCACCTCCAGAGAAAGAAGCGACTCTGGAATCGGAATTGTTCGGGTTTACAAGAGGAGCCTCTTGGGTGACAACCTCACCGGGCGCTGGACTCTCAACGCACTCGACACCCACATTGGTGTCGAGACTGCTCCTCGTCACACCACCGTTGAAATCCCCGTCACCTGTTACCAG CTTATTGGCGTTCCTGCTAAGGCTGAGAAAGATGAGGTTGTTAAATCAgtgatggaattgaagagtgcCGAAATTGAAGAAGGCTACACTTTGGATACAGTCCGATCTCGCTTG TGTCTCTTAACGGATGTGAGAGATAAGCTTCTTTTTGAACCAGAATACGCTGGCAATATTAAGGAAGAGATCCCACCTAAATCTTCCCTACGAATTCCTTGGGCATGGTTGCCGGGTGCTCTTTGCCTTCTTCAAGAG GTTGGGGAAATTAAGCTTGTGCAAGATGTTGGCCGCGTGGCTGTTCAGCATCCAGATGCTAAGCAGTATATTCATGATCTTCTTCTTTCTATGGCATTAGCGGAG TGTGCAACTGCAAAGGTTGGTTTTGAGAAGAACAAGGTGTCCCAAGGATTTGAAGCTCTAGCTCGCTCTCAGTGTCTTCTAAGGAGTAGAAAGTCTCTTGGTAAAATAGCATTGTTGTCTCAG ATAGAAGAATCTTTGGAGGAGCTTGCACCTGCCTGTACATTGGAATTGCTTGGCATGTCTCACTCACCTGAGAATGCGGAACGAAGACGAGGAGCAATTGCAGCCTTGCGTGAATTGGTCAGGCAGGGACTTGATGTGGAAACTTCATGCCGGGTTCAAGACTGGCCATGCTTCTTGACCCAAGCACTGAATAGACTAACGGCTTCAGAGATAGTTGATCTTCTTCCATGGGATGACTTAGCTATTAcaaggaagaacaagaaatcaCTTGAATCGCAGAATCAACGGGTTGTAATTGATTTTAATTGTTTCTACATGGTATTAACAGCTCATGTTGCACTGGGTTTTTCAAGCAAGCAAAAGGAATTG ATTGAGAAAGCAAAATCTGTATGTGACTGCCTGATTGCATCAGAGGGTGCTGATCTGAAACTTGAGGAAGCTTTTTGCTGGTTCCTTCTTGGTCAG GGTGATGAGGCTGCGGTTGTTGAAAAGCTTCAGAAGCTGGAGTTGAACTCAAATTCTGCTGCACGAAATTCAATCTTAGGGAAGGAAGTTAAGGATACTTGTGGTGCAACTCAATCATTG GAAATGTGGCTGAAGGATGCTGTCCTTGCTGTGTTTCCAGATTCACGAGATTGCCCTCCATCGTTG GCCAACTTTTTTGGTGGTGACAAGAGAACTCCTCTGAGCAAGAAAAGCAAAGTAGCTCCACAGAATTTGCCTATCATAAGTCAAAGACCAATGTCCGCTGCTTTTGTTTCAGAACGGAGAGATTTTGATAAATCTTTTTCCCATATGAACTCTTCTCAATATCTTGGAACAGCTGTTAAGCAGTTGGCTCCAACTGATCTGCGAAGTCCCTTGATATTGGGCAAGACTGGCAGTGGAACCAGTGCCAATGCATCATCAGTTCAATTGGAAAGGAATCTTGGCATGGACCGCAGTAAAGTTTGGGATGGTTGGTTTGCGAGAGGAGTTTTGGTTGGAAGGATCACTTTAGTTGGAGTACTGGGGTGCATTGTTTTTGCTACCTTAAGATTAACAGGATTGAAGGGAAATGTGATGAGAAGTGCTTCTCAACAGGCCTCCAGTAAGCGAAATATGCACACAAGTTCTATTGCTTGGACAACAAATCCATCTGCGGATTCTAATCTAGTCCCTGCTTATATCAAGGGGAATGGACTAGCTGGCAGATTTAAGAAGCTTTTGGTGACTTTTATGAAGCCGGTGGGGACCTTCTCAGATGCTGGAAATCGGCAGATTCCGTATTTGTCCTCTTCAACGGCTGTGCTTCGGAGACTTATGTCTATTGAAGAAGCTAAAGACCTTGTGAAGCAATGGCAAGCAATTAAAGCTGAAGCTCTGGGGCCCACTCATGAAGTTCACAGCCTCTCTGAAATCCTTGATGACTCAATGCTTGTTCAG TGGCAGGCTTTGGCTGATGCTGCAAAAGCAAGGTCTTGTTATTGGAAGTTTGTCTTGCTACAACTGTCTGTCCTACGTGCTGAGATTTTATCAGATGAAGTTGGAGGGGAAACAGCAGAGGTTGAGGCTGTCGTAGAGGAAGCGGCTGAACTTGTTAATGAATCTGAGCAAAAGAACCCAAGTTATTACAG CACCTATAAAATTTGGTATGTTCTAAGAAGGCAAGAAGACGGTTCGTGGAGGTTCTGTGAAGGGGAAGTGCAGACACCATCATAG
- the LOC103424625 gene encoding putative GEM-like protein 8, with product MNEKFADQFVASCSPYMMHSYDYDSDTTPERQSQSQRQASSLSEPISLCHSPSSSAHSSSSFKTTSTYGDDSRKGLNKKLGKKSSSFAYRIRDHVKLGHKLSETVKGKLSLGARIIQEGGRANIFKQIFGVSQGEELLKASQCYLSTTAGPIPGLLFISTQKLAFCSERPITLPSPPASGPAAAGQLQLLRTHYKVRIPIRKIKTVNQSENVNKPQQKYIEIVTHDDFDFWFMGFLRYEKAFRNLHKALSIANHNQSHN from the exons ATGAATGAGAAATTTGCAGATCAATTTGTTGCCAGTTGCAGTCCGTACATGATGCACTCGTATGATTATGATAGTGATACAACACCAGAAAggcaaagccaaagccaaaggCAGGCATCTTCTTTATCTGAACCTATCAGCTTATGCCATagtccttcttcttctgcacaCTCATCTTCCTCCTTCAAAACCACCTCCACCT ATGGAGATGATTCGAGGAAGGGCCTCAACAAAAAATTAGGGAAGAAAAGTAGCAGTTTCGCATACAGGATACGCGACCACG TGAAACTTGGGCACAAGCTGTCAGAAACAGTGAAGGGCAAGTTGAGTTTGGGGGCAAGAATCATTCAAGAGGGTGGGAGGGCCAATATTTTTAAACAGATATTCGGTGTCAGCCAAGGAGAAGAGCTCTTGAAGGCCTCCCAATGCTACCTATCCACCACCGCCGGTCCCATTCCTGGCCTCCTTTTCATTTCTACCCAAAAGCTTGCTTTTTGCAGCGAAAGACCCATCACTCTCCCTTCTCCTCCTGCTTCTGGTCCTGCTGCTGCTGGACAACTGCAACTCCTCAGAACGCATTACAAAGTTCGGATACCAATAAGGAAGATCAAAACAGTGAACCAAAGCGAGAATGTCAACAAACCACAACAGAAGTACATTGAAATAGTTACCCACGATGATTTCGACTTCTGGTTCATGGGATTCTTGCGCTACGAGAAAGCTTTCAGAAATCTTCACAAGGCCCTTTCCATTGCCAACCACAACCAGTCCCACAACTAG
- the LOC103455740 gene encoding DNA-binding protein RHL1 isoform X2, which translates to MARTSSSKKRKHEDDEGAEAEAEPEVAQRKRLKALAFSNNQLSEIPAKPRAPLTPSNGVLKQHGKDIVKKSQRKNKFLFSFPGLLAPIGGGKIGDLKDLDTKNPVLYLQFPLGQMKLFGTLVFPKNRYLTMQFPKGGKSVMCEDYFDNMIVFSDAWWIGTKDENPEEAQLDFPKELTEGQHSEFDFQGGAGSTSAKKQSDSKNETTYVEEYSPHNKVEDNLSDEENNELMKATPVRHSARTAGKKFKFGEASSGDDSAESDTPSAEGEDKKVGRLDSSSGKHSSGKTDNLSFGDADIDNEDRMKGAQTPKQNEDSSLSEAKSKKESHSAFAGTTSKEDSHSNHGSLIQTTISTLFKKVEKKKVDSSMQSQVQLPSSQVHKTPKGPRKRASPKDSGQKPHQTDSRKKDAGPRKKAKTAKEKDAGGKSLAKKKKNEVEEDDIEESTSESQDTDLSDEDWAA; encoded by the exons ATGGCGCGGACCTCGTCATCGAAGAAGCGGAAACACGAAGATGATGAAGGGGCAGAGGCAGAGGCAGAACCTGAGGTCGCGCAGCGGAAGAGGCTCAAAGCCCTCGCCTTCTCCAACAACCAGCTCTCAGAGATCCCTGCAAAGCCCCGCGCGCCTCTCACACCTTCAAACGGTGTCCTTAAGCAGCATGGCAAGGACATTGTGAAGAAATCTCAGCGGAAGAACAAGttcctcttctccttccctgGCCTCCTTGCCCCCATTGGAGGTGGTAAGATCGGCGACCTCAAGGATTTGGACACCAAGAACCCCGTCCTCTACCTCCAATTCCCTCTG GGTCAGATGAAGTTGTTTGGGACTCTTGTGTTCCCCAAGAACAGGTATCTGACAATGCAGTTCCCCAAGGGTGGAAAGAGTGTCATGTGCGAGGACTACTTCGATAATATG ATTGTATTTTCCGATGCTTGGTGGATTGGGACAAAAGATGAGAATCCCGAGGAAGCCCAACTTGATTTTCCTAAGGAATTGACTGAG GGACAACACTCTGAGTTCGACTTTCAAGGTGGCGCAGGTTCAACATCTGCCAAAAAGCAAAGtgatagtaaaaatgaaactACATATGTTGAAGAGTATTCCCCACATAACAAGGTTGAAGATAATTTATCAGATGAAGAAAACAATGAATTAATGAAGGCAACACCAGTTCGACATTCAGCAAGAACTGCAGGAAAAAAATTCAA GTTTGGAGAAGCTTCTTCTGGAGATGATTCTGCTGAAAGTGATACCCCCTCAGCTGAAGGAGAAGATAAAAAAGTTGGAAGACTTGATTCTTCATCTGGGAAGCACAGTAGTGGAA AGACTGACAATCTCAGCTTTGGAGATGCAGACATTGATAATGAGGATCGTATGAAAGGAGCTCAAACTCCCAAGCAAAATGAAGATTCCTCTCTGTCCGAAGCTAAATCAAAGAAAGAGTCACATTCTGCCTTTGCTGGGACTACATCTAAAGAGGACTCTCATAGCAATCATGGTTCGCTCATTCAAACTACTATATCTACATTGTTTAAGAAAGTGGAGAAGAAG AAAGTGGACTCCAGCATGCAAAGTCAAGTACAGCTTCCCTCTTCACAGGTTCATAAAACACCAAAAGGCCCAAGGAAACGTGCATCTCCCAAAG ATTCTGGCCAGAAGCCGCACCAAACTGATTCAAGGAAGAAG GATGCAGGACCCAGGAAAAAGGCAAAAACTGCCAAGGAAAAGGATGcgg GAGGCAAAAGCCtggcaaagaagaaaaaaaatgag GTTGAAGAGGATGATATTGAAGAAAGCACCTCAGAATCGCAG GATACGGATCTTAGTGATGAAGATTGGGCTGCTTGA